A single genomic interval of bacterium harbors:
- a CDS encoding ribonuclease H-like domain-containing protein has translation MRGEAYLDIETSYNGRLTVVGVYREDNSETIGEFQNKAVVSKGTKGSSIQLIGQMITPAALLEILKGVKTIFTYNGSRFDLPVIKRVAGLDLRGYFKSHDLMYDCWRQNLYGGLKAVERKLGIKRKLPDVDGWEAMALWARYERFNDKAALHQLLIYNREDIENLPLLREKLSGNWSAVIGN, from the coding sequence ATGAGAGGAGAGGCTTACCTTGATATTGAGACCTCTTATAATGGCCGCCTTACCGTTGTAGGTGTATACCGGGAAGATAACTCAGAAACAATAGGGGAGTTTCAAAACAAGGCGGTTGTTTCCAAAGGGACCAAAGGAAGCTCTATTCAGTTAATTGGGCAGATGATTACCCCAGCCGCCCTTCTTGAGATCCTTAAGGGGGTCAAAACTATCTTTACTTATAATGGCAGTCGATTCGATCTGCCTGTTATTAAAAGGGTTGCTGGCCTTGATTTAAGAGGATACTTTAAGTCTCACGATCTAATGTATGACTGTTGGCGTCAAAACTTATATGGGGGATTGAAGGCGGTTGAAAGAAAATTAGGGATTAAAAGAAAACTTCCTGACGTAGACGGCTGGGAGGCAATGGCCCTCTGGGCCAGGTATGAACGATTTAATGACAAAGCTGCCCTGCACCAGTTGTTGATCTATAACCGGGAGGATATAGAAAACCTGCCCCTTTTGAGGGAGAAGCTAAGTGGTAACTGGTCAGCCGTAATCGGTAATTAG
- a CDS encoding lysophospholipid acyltransferase family protein: MNIKHYLEYLLVQIIASFIRILPLKAGYWLGERLGDLTYFLLPHYRKRTLDNLKTAFQTQLPSQGIEEIARQTYRNLGKNLIEFIHLPQFVEEGLGSRIIIEGWSHLEAARARGRGIIILMAHFGNWELIGSALPLKGCPLSTVVRRQKNKLTEDLIEAQRKKIGLTTISMKRASGEVLRRLKRGETVAMLADQDGGKGGVFVSFFDKPASTPPGPVIFAMRTGADILPLFVIRLPDNRHRIIIEKPYPLIQAGDRKQDILANVASLSKKLEEYIRRYPDQWFWLHNRWATRMKK; the protein is encoded by the coding sequence ATGAATATCAAGCACTACCTGGAATACCTTTTGGTTCAGATTATTGCCTCCTTTATCCGAATACTCCCACTTAAGGCAGGATATTGGTTAGGTGAGAGATTAGGAGATCTAACCTACTTCCTGCTGCCGCATTACAGAAAGCGAACCCTGGATAATCTTAAGACCGCTTTTCAGACTCAATTACCTTCTCAAGGGATAGAGGAGATAGCCAGACAGACCTACCGGAATCTGGGAAAGAATTTAATAGAATTCATTCACCTGCCTCAGTTTGTAGAGGAAGGGCTTGGCAGCCGGATTATAATCGAAGGCTGGTCTCATTTAGAAGCGGCCCGTGCCAGGGGACGTGGGATCATTATCTTGATGGCTCATTTTGGAAACTGGGAACTTATTGGGTCTGCTCTTCCCCTAAAAGGATGTCCTCTATCCACGGTTGTTCGCAGGCAGAAGAATAAATTAACCGAGGATTTAATCGAGGCTCAGCGAAAAAAGATAGGGCTTACCACTATCTCTATGAAAAGGGCCTCCGGGGAAGTCTTGCGGCGCTTAAAAAGAGGTGAGACAGTGGCGATGTTAGCCGATCAGGATGGAGGCAAAGGCGGGGTATTTGTCAGTTTTTTTGATAAACCGGCTTCCACGCCGCCCGGTCCGGTTATCTTCGCTATGAGAACAGGCGCCGATATTCTTCCCCTCTTTGTCATCAGGCTGCCCGATAACCGACATCGAATCATTATTGAAAAACCATACCCTCTTATTCAAGCCGGCGATAGAAAGCAGGATATTCTGGCCAACGTGGCCTCTCTGTCCAAGAAGCTTGAGGAATATATCAGACGCTATCCTGACCAATGGTTTTGGCTCCATAACCGGTGGGCCACCCGGATGAAAAAGTAA
- a CDS encoding BamA/TamA family outer membrane protein → MDNLKLETKLFIIGWIFISLLFSQPVIGQDFGKNRVRYKDFTWKIASTKHFDIYFHPGTEILAAKAAEFAEEAYRKVSQDFDFKVSRAIPLIIFPSHSDFQQTNVILEFIDRGVGGFAEIFKYRIVIPFTGSYAQFQHVVTHELVHIFTYDILYRDAFGAFFSSRMITPPPLWLMEGIAEYGAGKMDPEGEAVLQNAVIDNDLIPLKEMADFSSSPKVYLGYKQSASFVGYIAETYGPDKPALLIKKYRDSPNIETVVKSTLGQELPEVWEGWLRYAKRKYYPNVADKEPPETYGKKLINKISLGAVWSAGGDLMAVLTRHGYKGAGVSLIKVEDGVEVDKFGFDELEEVNMEGNPLDWSPDGRFIVLLVSKKAKDYFLIRDVPGEEATKRIPLEGLDSLSSPAWLGKRLVFAGTKAGKSSLYLFDPSTTTTLTQLTADTFTAYQPACSPDERQIAFVVENGEARDIYLLELDSIIPGTHEVGAPAAFRLPIRPLIQNGQQNVDPAWGPNGKRLYFASDIGGGYDIYEYNLESEQMMKLTNSLGGSRSPRVSRDGKRLAFTAYLEGEPVTYVSELEKLTREEVGRGLDYTAQSGKADELAKLTKQEASVDTSFELKDYKMHLTMDWAQGNIIYNTSQGFTGFTEIAVSDILGNHRFILLTDYLTTISNLADLNLVLRYLYLAKRPVVGVGLFNWRDLRFWDEDKELDNRRYGGFLYLAYPLDTFRRLEAEFISEFKGEEFLTGTDEIEVREEGADIVGLSYVKDTTRWGLLAPIDGARLVLRVEQSVPVFFKKRSFTNYILDVRKYIRLSARSALAFRIAGEISEGKDPDIFPLGGSWDMREVQYNKFWGNRVVIANLELRVPFIDRLDLAFPLPISLKGISGVGFFDLGGAWNESEKPRFWNDDKNHLGERFHSAIGLGTRLTLGFFPIRLDWAFPTDLKEIKSKSVFHFSLGYDF, encoded by the coding sequence GTGGATAACTTAAAACTCGAAACTAAGCTTTTCATCATAGGCTGGATTTTTATCTCTCTTCTCTTTTCCCAACCTGTAATCGGGCAAGATTTTGGTAAAAACCGGGTCAGGTATAAAGACTTTACCTGGAAGATAGCCTCCACCAAACATTTTGATATTTACTTCCATCCCGGCACAGAAATCCTGGCCGCTAAAGCGGCTGAATTTGCTGAAGAGGCCTATCGCAAGGTATCTCAAGATTTTGACTTCAAAGTCAGCCGGGCTATCCCCCTCATCATATTCCCCTCCCATTCTGATTTCCAACAAACCAATGTTATCCTGGAGTTTATTGATCGGGGGGTGGGGGGATTTGCTGAGATATTCAAATACCGGATTGTCATACCTTTTACCGGTTCCTATGCCCAGTTTCAGCACGTCGTTACCCACGAGTTAGTTCATATCTTTACCTACGATATACTTTATCGAGATGCTTTTGGCGCCTTCTTTTCCAGCCGGATGATTACCCCCCCGCCCCTTTGGTTAATGGAGGGGATAGCCGAATATGGAGCCGGGAAGATGGACCCGGAAGGCGAGGCTGTCCTTCAAAACGCCGTTATTGATAACGATCTCATTCCCTTGAAAGAGATGGCTGATTTTTCCAGCTCCCCTAAGGTCTACCTGGGGTATAAACAAAGCGCCTCCTTTGTCGGCTACATTGCTGAAACTTACGGTCCGGACAAGCCGGCCCTTCTGATCAAGAAATACAGGGATTCACCTAATATAGAAACCGTGGTAAAATCAACTTTAGGCCAGGAACTTCCCGAGGTCTGGGAAGGGTGGCTAAGATATGCTAAGAGAAAATATTATCCTAATGTGGCAGACAAGGAACCTCCGGAAACTTACGGCAAAAAGTTGATCAATAAAATAAGCCTTGGGGCGGTGTGGTCCGCCGGCGGAGACTTAATGGCGGTCTTAACCAGACATGGATACAAGGGAGCCGGGGTTAGCCTGATCAAGGTTGAAGACGGCGTTGAGGTGGATAAATTCGGGTTTGATGAACTTGAAGAGGTAAATATGGAAGGAAATCCTCTTGACTGGTCTCCTGACGGCCGATTTATTGTCTTGTTGGTTAGCAAGAAGGCCAAGGATTACTTCTTGATCCGAGACGTGCCTGGAGAAGAGGCCACAAAGCGAATTCCTCTTGAAGGGTTAGATAGCCTTTCTTCACCGGCCTGGTTGGGAAAAAGACTGGTCTTTGCCGGCACAAAGGCCGGAAAAAGCAGCCTCTATCTCTTTGATCCTTCAACAACTACCACCCTTACTCAGCTTACGGCGGATACATTTACTGCTTACCAACCGGCCTGTTCTCCGGATGAAAGGCAGATCGCCTTTGTCGTGGAAAATGGTGAGGCCAGGGATATTTACCTGCTTGAATTAGACTCAATAATCCCGGGTACCCACGAAGTGGGTGCGCCAGCCGCCTTCCGCCTTCCCATCAGGCCCCTGATCCAAAATGGCCAGCAAAATGTAGACCCAGCCTGGGGGCCGAATGGAAAGCGATTATATTTTGCCTCTGATATAGGGGGCGGTTATGACATTTATGAGTATAATCTTGAGTCTGAGCAGATGATGAAGTTGACCAATTCTTTGGGTGGATCTCGATCTCCCAGGGTATCAAGAGATGGGAAAAGATTGGCCTTCACGGCTTATCTTGAGGGCGAACCGGTGACCTATGTGAGTGAACTGGAGAAGCTAACCAGAGAAGAGGTAGGAAGGGGCTTAGATTATACCGCCCAGAGCGGAAAGGCGGATGAACTGGCTAAGTTGACCAAGCAAGAGGCCTCTGTTGACACTTCCTTTGAACTGAAGGATTATAAAATGCATCTGACCATGGACTGGGCGCAGGGTAATATAATTTACAATACCAGTCAGGGCTTCACCGGGTTTACTGAAATTGCCGTCAGTGATATCCTGGGTAATCACCGCTTTATCCTCTTGACGGATTATTTAACTACGATTAGCAACCTGGCTGATCTCAATCTTGTTCTTCGTTATCTCTATTTAGCCAAAAGACCGGTAGTGGGGGTGGGTTTATTCAACTGGAGGGATTTACGTTTCTGGGATGAAGACAAGGAATTGGATAATCGCCGGTATGGAGGTTTTCTCTACTTGGCTTATCCCCTTGACACCTTTCGCCGACTGGAGGCTGAATTTATCTCTGAGTTCAAAGGAGAGGAGTTTTTGACCGGAACCGATGAGATCGAAGTCAGAGAAGAGGGGGCGGACATAGTTGGCCTCTCTTATGTGAAAGATACGACCAGGTGGGGCTTATTGGCCCCCATAGATGGGGCCAGGTTAGTATTGAGGGTAGAGCAGTCAGTGCCGGTCTTTTTCAAAAAACGGAGTTTTACCAATTACATCCTCGATGTGAGGAAGTATATCAGACTATCAGCCCGATCGGCTCTGGCCTTCAGGATAGCCGGAGAGATAAGTGAAGGAAAAGACCCTGACATCTTTCCTCTGGGCGGCAGTTGGGACATGCGTGAGGTTCAATACAACAAGTTTTGGGGCAACCGGGTGGTTATAGCCAATTTAGAACTGAGAGTCCCCTTTATCGACCGGCTCGACCTGGCCTTCCCTCTACCTATATCTTTGAAGGGCATTAGTGGGGTAGGCTTTTTCGATTTAGGCGGGGCATGGAATGAGTCGGAAAAACCCAGATTCTGGAATGACGATAAAAATCACTTAGGGGAGAGGTTCCACAGCGCTATCGGCCTGGGGACCAGATTGACCCTTGGTTTCTTCCCTATCAGGCTTGATTGGGCCTTTCCTACTGACTTGAAAGAAATTAAAAGCAAATCTGTCTTCCACTTTAGCCTGGGGTATGATTTTTAA
- the pncA gene encoding bifunctional nicotinamidase/pyrazinamidase, with protein MGNKEALLIIDVQNDFCPGGALPVPEGDRIVPLINRLTKAFDIVIATQDWHPPGHKSFASAHPGKKPFETIDLQGTTQVLWPDHCVQGSKGAQLVNDLEPEPIRMILRKGMDPEVDSYSGFRDNSKTAITGLDGYLKALGVKHLYLAGLATDFCVYFTAMDGLENGYEVTILLEATRGIDVPEGSMEEKLALFRNSGGIVSS; from the coding sequence ATGGGAAATAAAGAAGCTCTACTCATCATCGATGTCCAAAATGACTTTTGCCCGGGAGGGGCTTTACCTGTGCCTGAAGGTGATCGCATTGTCCCTCTTATTAACCGGCTTACGAAGGCCTTTGATATTGTCATTGCCACCCAGGACTGGCATCCGCCTGGTCATAAGTCCTTTGCTTCGGCTCATCCTGGCAAAAAGCCCTTTGAGACCATCGATCTTCAAGGCACCACCCAGGTTCTATGGCCTGATCACTGTGTTCAGGGGAGCAAGGGGGCTCAATTGGTAAATGATCTGGAACCTGAACCTATCCGAATGATCCTGCGCAAGGGTATGGATCCTGAGGTGGATTCTTACTCTGGTTTTCGAGACAACTCGAAGACAGCCATTACCGGACTCGACGGCTACCTCAAGGCACTTGGAGTAAAACATCTTTACTTGGCCGGGCTGGCCACGGATTTTTGCGTTTATTTTACGGCGATGGATGGTCTGGAAAATGGATATGAGGTCACCATTCTCCTTGAGGCCACCAGAGGGATTGATGTGCCTGAGGGTTCAATGGAGGAAAAGTTGGCCCTATTTAGAAATAGTGGGGGGATTGTATCTTCTTAA
- a CDS encoding PKD domain-containing protein: MNQKAVFLCLLLFLFPMGCGRDKGTESENQPPVINDLSAYPTTVETGDTTTITVKAEDADGDALTYSWIYEPGSITGRGESITWTAPPTAGAYTITVTVDDGQTQVRQHIEITVVKANHQIDLSYSILSLHLAPNAYPGFAEGYYLLLEATLRDINPQIIDSVTVTGHDKKEYELKDTEPEGICLIENNGPSDSHYGLTLPMSTASFLGAYTLTVIFTDSPPLQVTKELVEAPLPLPEIIQPKDRQETSSTPTLTWQAVSGASLYEVRITDEESEPCYPLWTSNFLYQTTDIKVPQSLTIGETYKWYLLAASNEKFQNLSLTAGLFKVVSEGEKPKVIGTIRTTKEPTGKIWVGLTKWSAPPKIIVTGSVVESNGNYRYQIELPATPSDYAYDVRAWDDTDSDGDWDEKEIISAPAEDYLEYEAGQWYVSQLDNPKWAILSLQTPIDIDL; encoded by the coding sequence ATGAACCAAAAAGCTGTTTTTTTATGCCTGCTTCTTTTTTTATTTCCGATGGGCTGCGGAAGGGATAAGGGGACAGAGTCCGAAAACCAGCCGCCGGTCATTAACGATCTGTCAGCTTACCCGACCACCGTAGAAACAGGAGACACTACTACTATAACGGTTAAGGCTGAGGATGCGGATGGAGATGCCCTCACCTATTCCTGGATATATGAGCCGGGAAGTATTACCGGCAGGGGGGAATCTATAACCTGGACCGCTCCGCCAACGGCCGGCGCTTACACCATTACTGTAACCGTAGACGATGGTCAGACCCAGGTAAGGCAACATATCGAAATTACAGTGGTTAAAGCCAATCATCAAATAGACCTATCTTATTCCATTTTAAGCCTTCATCTTGCTCCGAATGCCTATCCAGGGTTTGCTGAGGGATACTATCTTCTCTTGGAAGCTACATTACGGGATATAAATCCCCAAATAATAGATTCAGTTACAGTCACGGGACACGATAAGAAGGAATATGAACTTAAAGATACTGAACCCGAGGGTATTTGTCTGATAGAAAATAATGGGCCTTCGGATAGCCACTACGGTCTTACTTTACCGATGTCCACCGCTTCTTTCCTCGGCGCATATACCCTTACCGTGATTTTTACGGATTCTCCTCCTCTCCAGGTTACCAAAGAATTAGTCGAGGCGCCTCTTCCCCTCCCGGAAATCATCCAACCTAAGGACCGTCAGGAAACCAGCTCAACCCCGACTCTTACTTGGCAAGCAGTCTCGGGGGCATCCCTATACGAGGTTAGAATCACTGATGAAGAAAGCGAGCCCTGCTATCCTCTCTGGACCAGCAATTTCCTCTACCAGACAACCGACATCAAAGTCCCCCAATCTCTTACTATTGGAGAGACATATAAGTGGTATCTCTTGGCGGCTTCTAATGAAAAGTTCCAAAACCTCTCCCTGACGGCCGGCCTATTTAAGGTGGTTAGCGAAGGCGAGAAACCAAAGGTAATCGGAACCATTAGAACCACCAAAGAACCAACTGGAAAGATATGGGTTGGATTGACTAAGTGGAGTGCTCCCCCGAAAATAATAGTTACGGGATCAGTGGTGGAGTCGAATGGAAATTATCGTTATCAGATCGAGCTTCCAGCCACACCTTCAGATTACGCCTACGATGTCCGAGCCTGGGATGACACGGATAGTGATGGAGACTGGGATGAGAAGGAAATAATATCTGCGCCGGCTGAGGATTATTTGGAATATGAAGCCGGGCAATGGTATGTATCTCAGCTGGATAATCCTAAATGGGCTATCCTTTCTCTCCAAACCCCGATTGATATCGATTTGTAA
- a CDS encoding UPF0175 family protein, whose protein sequence is MAPKTLSIRIKGEDYDFLSFLAKEEKEDISKSVRELLEWGRIMLAIEKYKKQEASIEKSAKIAGVSISKMMEILKGYGIEANLEYEDYLKGLKNLRKLW, encoded by the coding sequence ATGGCCCCTAAGACCCTGAGTATACGCATAAAGGGCGAGGATTATGACTTCCTTTCCTTTCTTGCAAAAGAAGAAAAAGAGGATATTTCAAAGTCTGTAAGGGAACTTCTTGAGTGGGGAAGAATAATGCTTGCCATAGAAAAGTATAAAAAACAAGAGGCATCCATTGAAAAATCTGCAAAGATAGCCGGTGTTTCTATCTCAAAGATGATGGAGATCCTCAAAGGATACGGGATTGAGGCAAACTTAGAATATGAGGATTACTTAAAAGGGCTAAAGAACCTAAGAAAACTCTGGTAA
- the leuS gene encoding leucine--tRNA ligase codes for MGKDYPFEEIETKWQRYWEKQGLFKTKVDPDKPKYYCLEMFPYPSGRIHMGHVRNYTIGDALARFKIMQGYNVLHPMGWDAFGLPAENAALDQRLRPAKWTIENINYMSNQLQRLGFAYDWDCEIATCGEDYYRWNQWFFLKFYERGLVYRKEAAVNWCPSCLTVLANEQVIGGLCWRCDSAVTQRQLAQWFFKITAYADALLEDHSLLGDWPERVLTMQQNWIGKSKGVEIYFKVVDQPGYPRSGCDIRLPSSEIPVFTTRPDTIFGATYVVLAPLHPLLPQLIKGLPTEKKVWEFVDRWKGRDPAEIELSKEGILTGRTALNPVNGEEIPIWVANYVLMEYGTGAIMAVPTHDQRDFEFAKAHHLPMRVVIQPSGQELSVDSMKEAYEEAGFLVNSAQFDGMPSKEAIGAIIDWMESEGMGKATIHYRLRDWLVSRQRYWGTPIPIIYCPKCGPVPVPEEDLPVKLPDLNIYEEAQSHLYKIDDFVQTECPQCGGPAKRETDTMDTFVDSSWYFARFVDPHQTKVPFDRTKANYWLPVDQYIGGIEHAILHLLYARFFTKVMYDLKLLTPKEPFTNLLTQGMVIKDGAKMSKSKGNVVDPGDIIEKYGADTVRVFILFASPPERDLDWSDRGVEGAFRFLRRVNRLVDSNLKLLREAAVSLPDQLSPTEQRLHRFTHQTIKRVSEDISRRFQFNTAIAAIMELVNEVYQVESINSAVFKETIEAIILLLSPFAPHLAEDLWERIGHRPSVLQQPWPQFDPAVIVEEEILIIVQVKGKLRGKIKVRADASEEEIKAAALADENVARFISGQEIRKLIYVPKKIVNIVV; via the coding sequence ATGGGTAAGGACTACCCCTTTGAGGAAATTGAGACCAAATGGCAGAGATATTGGGAGAAACAGGGACTCTTTAAGACGAAAGTTGATCCTGATAAACCCAAGTATTATTGCCTGGAGATGTTTCCCTACCCTTCGGGCCGCATCCACATGGGCCATGTGCGAAATTATACTATCGGAGATGCCCTGGCCAGATTCAAGATTATGCAGGGCTATAATGTCCTTCATCCGATGGGTTGGGATGCCTTTGGCCTGCCGGCTGAAAATGCTGCCCTGGATCAACGCCTCCGGCCGGCTAAATGGACCATTGAAAATATTAACTATATGAGTAATCAGTTGCAGCGTCTGGGGTTTGCTTACGATTGGGATTGTGAGATCGCTACCTGCGGGGAAGATTACTACCGCTGGAATCAGTGGTTTTTCCTGAAATTCTACGAGCGAGGGCTGGTTTACCGAAAAGAAGCCGCGGTTAACTGGTGTCCGAGCTGCTTAACGGTTTTGGCCAATGAACAGGTGATCGGAGGTCTCTGCTGGCGATGCGACTCGGCGGTTACCCAGCGTCAACTGGCTCAGTGGTTTTTTAAGATCACGGCTTATGCCGATGCCCTATTAGAAGACCACTCTCTGCTGGGTGATTGGCCGGAGAGGGTCCTGACGATGCAGCAGAACTGGATCGGTAAAAGTAAGGGCGTGGAGATCTATTTCAAAGTCGTTGACCAGCCCGGGTACCCACGAAGTGGGTGCGACATCCGCCTTCCGTCTTCAGAAATCCCTGTCTTTACCACCCGTCCGGATACCATCTTTGGAGCCACCTACGTGGTTCTGGCCCCCCTACACCCCCTGCTGCCTCAATTAATCAAAGGACTCCCTACGGAAAAAAAAGTATGGGAATTTGTTGACCGCTGGAAAGGACGTGATCCGGCCGAGATAGAACTTTCCAAAGAAGGCATACTCACGGGTCGAACCGCTCTTAACCCGGTTAATGGTGAGGAAATACCTATCTGGGTGGCCAACTATGTCCTGATGGAATATGGCACTGGGGCTATTATGGCGGTGCCTACCCACGATCAGAGGGATTTTGAATTTGCCAAAGCCCACCACCTTCCCATGCGGGTAGTTATCCAGCCCTCGGGGCAGGAGCTGTCAGTAGATAGCATGAAAGAGGCTTATGAAGAAGCGGGATTTTTGGTTAATTCGGCCCAATTTGATGGGATGCCCAGTAAGGAAGCCATCGGGGCCATTATTGACTGGATGGAGTCCGAAGGTATGGGTAAGGCCACCATCCATTACCGTCTCCGGGATTGGCTTGTCTCCAGACAGAGATACTGGGGCACACCCATACCCATTATCTACTGTCCGAAGTGTGGCCCAGTGCCGGTGCCGGAGGAGGATCTACCCGTCAAGTTGCCCGACCTTAATATATATGAAGAGGCTCAATCCCATCTTTATAAAATAGACGACTTTGTTCAAACGGAGTGCCCTCAATGTGGCGGCCCGGCCAAAAGAGAGACCGATACAATGGACACCTTTGTTGATTCATCCTGGTATTTTGCCAGGTTTGTCGATCCGCACCAGACTAAGGTGCCCTTTGATCGAACTAAGGCTAACTACTGGCTTCCGGTGGATCAATACATCGGCGGCATAGAACATGCCATTCTTCATCTTCTCTATGCCCGCTTCTTCACCAAGGTTATGTACGACTTAAAACTCTTGACCCCCAAGGAACCTTTTACCAATCTACTCACGCAGGGCATGGTCATCAAGGATGGGGCCAAGATGTCTAAATCAAAAGGCAATGTGGTAGACCCGGGAGATATTATTGAAAAATACGGGGCTGATACAGTCAGGGTCTTTATCTTATTTGCCTCCCCTCCGGAGCGTGACCTCGATTGGAGTGACCGGGGAGTAGAAGGGGCCTTCCGGTTTTTAAGGAGGGTAAATCGGTTAGTTGACTCTAATCTCAAGCTCCTCAGAGAAGCAGCCGTCTCCCTTCCTGATCAACTTAGCCCCACCGAACAAAGGCTGCATAGATTTACTCACCAAACGATTAAACGGGTAAGTGAAGATATTAGTCGGCGCTTTCAATTTAACACGGCTATTGCGGCTATTATGGAATTGGTTAATGAGGTCTACCAGGTCGAGTCAATCAATTCGGCTGTATTCAAGGAGACCATAGAGGCTATTATCCTGCTTCTCTCTCCCTTTGCCCCACATCTGGCTGAAGATCTATGGGAAAGAATAGGCCACCGGCCCAGTGTGCTCCAACAACCCTGGCCCCAGTTTGATCCGGCGGTGATAGTTGAAGAAGAGATACTGATTATTGTTCAGGTCAAGGGCAAGTTGAGAGGGAAAATCAAGGTTAGAGCTGATGCCTCTGAAGAAGAGATCAAGGCCGCTGCCCTGGCTGATGAAAATGTAGCCCGCTTTATTTCAGGCCAAGAAATAAGAAAATTGATCTATGTGCCTAAGAAGATAGTAAATATCGTGGTCTGA
- a CDS encoding HEPN domain-containing protein, with protein sequence MISNKHLALKAFTTKILDNPIASSVAGIYLFGSVARGEEDEGSDIDLIVIGTDRLRTIQELCHEISFDLAIEYKESIEPLVYCIEEYRHPPSYFLYSATRYGKEIYQMEREELKKKEAFNLLELAKEYLRSAEVNLHEGQYRACVDLSYNSAELVVKGLILLKQDILPQSHGGVVGRFGEIYVKTGILPPHLGRNLNNSLEQRNKARYDWHAEIDKDKAQKVINLAQELIEILEKASGEA encoded by the coding sequence ATGATTTCCAATAAGCATCTGGCCCTAAAGGCCTTTACTACTAAAATATTAGATAACCCTATTGCTTCTTCGGTAGCCGGGATATATCTATTTGGCAGTGTAGCCAGAGGGGAAGAAGATGAAGGGAGCGATATTGATCTGATTGTAATCGGAACGGATCGCCTAAGAACGATTCAAGAGCTATGCCATGAAATTTCCTTTGATCTGGCCATCGAATATAAGGAAAGCATTGAACCGCTGGTTTACTGTATAGAGGAATATAGACATCCGCCTTCATACTTTCTCTATTCGGCTACTCGTTATGGGAAGGAGATTTATCAGATGGAAAGAGAAGAATTAAAGAAAAAGGAAGCCTTTAATTTATTGGAACTGGCTAAAGAGTATCTACGTTCGGCGGAGGTCAACTTACATGAAGGTCAATATCGGGCATGTGTAGACCTTTCTTATAATAGCGCTGAACTCGTAGTCAAGGGACTAATTTTATTAAAACAGGATATATTGCCTCAATCTCACGGTGGTGTTGTCGGTCGGTTTGGAGAGATATACGTCAAAACGGGGATATTGCCACCTCATTTGGGACGAAACTTGAATAATAGTCTGGAACAAAGAAACAAAGCCAGATATGACTGGCATGCCGAGATTGATAAAGATAAGGCTCAAAAAGTAATAAACTTGGCTCAAGAATTAATCGAGATCCTGGAAAAAGCGAGTGGCGAAGCATAG